From Rhopalosiphum padi isolate XX-2018 chromosome 2, ASM2088224v1, whole genome shotgun sequence:
atatataaataacaaaagacTATTATTATCACGTCACGCAACGACGCAATATTGTAGAGTTTTTGGATCACGATTTTGCATTAAGTTGTTTTTGGATCGTTCGAAGTTTCGCATGTTTAAATAGCTGTTGTTTCCATGGCTATCATACCGGTTAATTAATGAGAAGTCGTGAAACTGATCACgaaaccaattaaaaaatagacaAAACTAGTATCGCAGGTAttctaagaataaaataataatatataaatatgtttttatgtgacatatatttataaacgagTTTAACATGCATTTTAAAACCGaagtaatataagaaaaatcCAAGTATTAATATTGGCATATAATGTttgattataaagtaaaataaaggaaagtatttaaatctatatttattttaatgattaggGAACGGATTTGAATGCAATTTGCAATTTTTCTGAATATCCGAAAACATTGCTTTTCaagcataaaattaatttcatacatcaaggaattaaaaaatgtaacttttattttgaattaagtattatttattttgcattatcGTActtctatgtttattatttgtaatgtttttacTAATCAGATAAATATGATACCGTCGCCATCTGTAATACGGTTTGTCAAACgaaattattgttgaaatatataggcacttagatatttatatacacacatgatattaaatgaataattaataagaataagaatGTTTCCAacgttaaaaaaagaaatgtctgttatgagtgcattaaatcatatttattaaggTATTTTCCTTgtttttttagagcatttaaatTCGTTCCCTATTAatgatcattaataattatagatttacaatcgtattcaatattattgaattatatttataaaaaaaattatttacttaaaactgtttttgataatttattaatattaaatattatgataaaatatttacacgattgccaattattatactataataatatattatatttgaataaccaTTTAAGTTGTATCATAAGGAAAACACTTGTAAAGAAAAAACGTATTTAGTTGAACTAAGGCATATTAACTGGCATAGATAATgttacttgaatttttttaaaaggggACCTATATATGATACATGAAAGGTGGACATTTATTGAATTAACTTGTCCTTAACTGTGacctttgattataatatagcctCATGACATTTTACAACACTATCGTCAAGCGTGCGTAAAGATATTAAATCATTGATACTTTCTTTTGGTCATAAGTACCAAAGTACTTAACGATAATATCTTTTAAAGTATATGACGTATTCTATgactcaacatttttattaatattgaaaaaaaattgctgttatattacacaataactgaaaaatattgacaaaccatacttaaatacaaaatcattggtaagtaatatttctatattttaatatagtataatagtattataaataagttataaatattatgcaaaaaaataataatttttgatattatgaataaatatgtttatgtaaatgGATTTGTCAGAGATAGAACTGTAAAATGGAAATATATTGtcgatttaaaatttcaataccgAAATGTCGGTATCTATGTGTTAATTTACTGTAGTGTCAAAAATCAGTACCTCAAAATCGTTGTGTTTTTAACAACTGGTGGagttaatattcaattaatttatgacaataaaaataaatacattttaaaaatgaaaacttattatttctgaaaattcgtattttcttgttattttctctaattttaaaaatcataacacTGTATCACGAATGCCTCTTACAATTCCCAGTAACATTCGTTATGGGGAAATTATCAAATAACTGCTTACTAAAATCTGAACCACTTTCCGCTAGTGTTATAAGTATTTGCTTATAGCGAAAtgatttttatctaatataacATGACCCGCTTGTATATATAGTAGTTGCTCGTGAAGTTATTAATGTATTTCAGCTTTTACGTGAACCATAACagaaaaccatattatatatttgtattatgttaaattaaataacataaattcaccaaaaattgtttttaatttttgaaataatgaatttttatattaatcacaccaacattaatattaaaacaaacccaatatttaattaaagttagaAAACAAGTTAATACTGTATATAGACCTTTATTCCTTTTTACCATacctgaataaatatttattaatattctactGATTCTACAGAAaatgttgaattaaaaaaatatataatatcatatatgataatatattatacctaggcATTTTAATAATGCAAATGAATATATCAATGTAAagttacataattattgtaatactcGGTTATTCACATCGTATGATgtcatatttgaatttatttatgcaatttaGTTCATAATACGATAGCTTGTCAAAAGTAAACAATTGTTCTAccattatgttaaatttaattaaatctttcACACGCACAgtcaatataaacaatataaataccagtacctatatagatacaaatattttactacgttattattgttaaataatattaaagtcagtggtcatttaaaatattaagcggaataatcatttattattaataattattatagttcatcATAAGCACTGGGTTTATCGTtgtgtttgattttttaatattatatttaccgacACCCTTATCATATAGcaaaattataatcatgttTGTAAATGCAATAgcaatatacaaacattttatattactgCCATAGtgccataaaatataatatgaaagtgTGGTAAAGTAGTATACTTAATTTATGTGCTTATACATAcacaaataaacattataataatattatcatccatAATCAcaattaatctaaattttaacgATGTCTATGtaattataagaaaaacgaGTGTGCAGACAGATTacgtttatacaaatattattgtatatattatacactattaaacGCGGATATTTCATCAAGTTTCTCCGCGAAGTCAATAATTTTTGACCCGTgtattccaataataataatcaaactatACAAACTCGATCGTTAGAAtcgtgaatgaaaaaaaaaaaacaacattatttcATAACATACCTACGCCGAATGTACACTGCACGTGATACGCACGCACGCGCTGCACTGTAATATTAAtcgagtacctacctacctacctactatacctacctacgatGTTGTGTGAAGTTTGTCGTCGATGATTTTCATCACACGACCACCTGTGTTATGGGTCCGTCATCGCGGTGTACGATCAAAAACAAAGTTAAATAGGACGTACGTTGGCCGACACTAAATATTTATCCTTATACAGTAGCGGAGATCGCACACCGTGGGTCGGCGTTTTTATCCGTTAAAACGTGTTGTCGACCGTGCCAAATCGGTCCGTGACGGCCGGAGAAGGAGCTGTGAAAACATAATATCGTCTCTTACGCATAACAGTTGGAAATATTACACGCGTGGCTAACAGCCATAACACGTTGCCGAGTGGTAGCAGGACACGACCCGAATGAGCGCAGATTTTTCTtcgcattcaatttttttcggTTAATCTCCCGAGTGCTAACATCGAGTATATACACCTATACACGCGGATCACTGCGtcatttcgtataataatatgatatacgcgTATATGATGGTATACATATATGCTCCACGTATATATTTTGTGCACACGCGTATTATACTACGTATGTACACACACTCACACGATGCAGAATAATATAATGCCCGGCACCCCGAAAAGAGAGTGAAAACGGCCAAATCCGTGTCGGTCGCgcttatatacacattatattatattatagatgtgCGCCAGTGAGTGTACCTTTACCGACCGACGTGTGGGTCGTCCGTACTACGAGTTTTTCTACTTCTTTTCTTCGATTCATCTTTAAATCCATCGCTGCACCAGCCACCGACCCCGACGCCCATTGATCATTGCTCGAAAATCCGAATTTATTCACACTCGGACGATCACTTacacatcacacacacacacacacacacacacacacacacacacacacatctatACACACCCGCGCGTATGAAAAGGTTCTGGGAAAAAAATTATCCCCTCCGCGCGCGCTCATCCCTTTTCCGTCGCGGTGATGTTCGGTCCTCCGCCACACAATGGGTACCTACGCGCGGGACgcactgacaaaaaaaaattccgtCTGCCCCGTACGAGGGCCGAGTCGAATCCGCAGCTGCTGCCCCCGACCGTTGTGTGGACCCgattcttcttctttttttccccgtttttattttttttttccttcttTTCACGCGAACAACTCGTATAATGTAGTGTGTATGTGGCACAGTTATTGTACGCGCCGCGTAACAACACACGCCGCCGCGGTTCTGTGTTGACGTTATACTTGATTAATTTTTcgagactttttttttttttactgaactAACTAgcggatgaaaaaaaaaacgatagttTCTCGTCCCTCTTTTTTACACGTGTCCGATACACTCGGATTTTGATGACGGCGATAACGAcaaacgacgacgatgacgacgattaTGATAGCTCGCATTATATACACGCTGCAGTTCTTGCACGGTGCCACAGAGTAGATCCTCGACAAGTCCCAAGGGCAGAGAGGGGAtggaaaaaacattttgaatatttaaatacatacacgCGTCTCACTTTTATCTGTCGGTGGGCACATAATGTGGAGTAATTTTATGTGCTATATACcttataccggtgtttatgaaataatttctattcataataaatattttaagttttgatcACTACAGTGGATTTTATTTACttagatctttttttttttacttttagtgGGGTCGTCCCCCTCCTATAAAACCATTAATGGTTGCGCGGCGTATGGATGACAAAAcgctatgatatattataaattaaaatatgtacactgtaatttttttgttacagaACCGCAAGAACATTGACTTGATCCGTTTAACGTTTACAACCTAAAACGGTCAAACGattaacacaaataaaaattgtgtgtgGGTTAGAGTTTTTTTATATGGTTAGAGCTTTGCTAAACTATGAATTCACATTAAGATCCAGAACACCACGCTGTTTTTCgtcttaacaatataatatgcgaaTCAATATTCCAagtataatgataatgaattttgatttaaaatggcGTAAGATAAACACGTTTTAGTACGTATGACATTTAAGATAAATGGCCCAttgattgtaaatttgtaaatgcaatcgtaacttgtataatatgattcaagATCAGATTGATCATTGATcaagataaataaataccaatccatgataaatgtatacaattcaatattgtaatttataagcatttgaaaatACAGtggattttatagtttataccgattatttaatattgtcctacctaggtacctaggtaTCTATACTAAAGTCTTcgtttagtattaatataataatggtagcttgctataatactattaaaatactgataataacaaaaaatatatatcatttataatatctcatatctttaagtttaaataaaaataatatatgttgataaaaaattactaaaatacaatttctgaTAACACATtgtcttacatattattattccgcATTGTGGACACAgacctttattattttaacaaacatataaaatatatacaggacaaaataattattagaaaaaactaTAACTCTATGCTTtatgtgtaattttatataataataagtaaaatattctaCATTGTTTACGGTGTTAcagataaacaaatataataataatgatattatacatggtATATATAGACTTTGAGAGGGTATCATATATTTTCGAAAGACACAACCAAACTATTAAAACTaatcctttttatttttaaaatatagttatcattgaccatttaatataatgtatgtgctTTTCACGTAACTTATGtacaatgtatgtataatttatgtacctatatattataaaaataatattatcctatGTAAGttgaacttattaattttattttcattaaactaaagcataattgtaaaatattatatttattttatttattatattatattatattgtttataattaaatgatttaatatcacgctttaagaataatattaaaaacaatattataatatttttagtaatcactcatcaataacatttttttaaaggtcTGTTtggatgaataaaatattatatctcagTTCACCTTgttcagtttaaaaattaaaaagtacttcagttaacaataacaacaacttcAATGATTCActggaaattataataatttaaaaaacagatattattaactttattataaaaactaactaCATACATtagatatttctttttaatattttactaaaagaaGTCACTATTTTTACTTAAGTTTATATTAAGTAccaattcatataaaaatatattttcttataatatttgtttattttttttattgtttaaactttataatacatttttttaaatcttatctaGCCTTTTGCTTTAAATTTtagcatacaaaataaatacatttttaacaaaaagttttaacaaaacattttaatgtgaTTAACAATAGTTTACtggtttaaactaataaatattatttaacaattcttgaataataatgatgatattatatttctgttGATTAATCAGCTACACTACCCATTTTTAAACATGGTGCGAACATTGacaactgaaataaaaatataattatgtatatttattatggtaataaatgataaataaaaaataataaaaataaaaataatgtttcataaatatttatatattatattagttatttatttaaggtcTTAAATTGTAAGCTATATCATCGAATTAttcaatgatattaaatatttataattataaacttaaaaatacaatgttgttttaaattaataccaatagttaaacttaaattattctgTTAAGgtatctaaaaatatgatttactttAACTAAACTGGTATGTTATGTAAGctaaacattgattttttaaatttaaaatggttcATGGTAATTtacattagtattaaaattatatttaatgttttgtttcaaatttaacactttaGACAGTCAGTATTTTACAactcaaaaaacaaaataagaaatcGTATTGAAcgactacataaaaaaaaaaatatacataaatataaaaaagtcaaTTGCAAAACCTTTGGGAGcagtaataaataatgcatGCTATAGGATTGAGATTcaagaaaataacatttatctCATCcgaacaatttacatttttatgtaattcatAGAAATTCTAAtgtcatacaattttaattaagtattttaaaatgtaatctatatgataacacaataattaaattaaaattaaaaaatattaaatattcacttcaaattataaaaaaataataatatgatagtaacatttttttttattatttgacgtTTCACTTGAAaggaatactttttttttaaagaagcaccttataataaataaaataatatttaatagcacCTCAACGCGGACTTCTTAAAATACACTCAAGTTCGAATGGAACACAAAATATGTCACAATCTTGACCCCGCACTTGTATATAATCTCGATTAGTTAAAATACAatctatatttaatcaattttattaaacaaactaaatatgtataactttaatagaaaaaaaaaatgttttgtaatctAAAATAGGATTTAGTACGatttttataatacgataaCTAACTAGACATAAgatataatcttaatttttctttaagttctttatgtttcttattttattttataaaatattatcatacatgaGTAGAAACGAGAAGCTCATAATTGTCAGGTTTTATAAGTTTtccttttaaaatttagtatcgATTAGGTAGTTTTAATCTGCATGtactcgttaaaaaaaaaaaaagaggcaTAActgtttttcttattattatccattttaCCGAGAGGAAGGTGCCATGGTGGAACGACGAGATCAAAAacgcaataaaaattaaaaataaagccctcaataaatacaaaaaaacaaaaaatcaaattgattacattaatttaaaaaaacatagggcagcaactaaatttattatcaaatcaagCAAAAAAAAGTCATGGGAACATttcattaacaatataaatgaaGAAACAGACACCAAACTCATATGGAATAAAATACACTCACTAAAAGGACTTAAACGTAACCATAAAATAAACCTAATTGATGAAAACAACAATAAGCTAATAACAAATCCATTTGATGTCTCTAACAAATTAGGACAGTACTTTCATTCAAACAGTAATGACACATATTACAGTCCAAACTTTATCAAACTCAAACacgaaaaagaaaatatacctattatcaatATTGTTGACCACAATAATGAAAATCAATTTCAAATTAACTCAAAGATAACAAGGGATGAGATAGCACAcacactaaaaaaatgtaaaagtataaGCCCAGGGCCAGACAGAATCccatttattttcatacaatattttgGTCCTAAAATGGTTTCTATTATACGTTGGTAAAGTGGTTAAAAACATCAATTATTTCAAGTAACCTGTGGTTTATGCATTTCTGAGAATttcgtatatttttgtatgattttttcTTCTTCCGGTTTTGgttcaatatttgtatacatgatGTCGGAAAACATATCTTGTACATCTTCAGGCAAAAATCTAAAAACCGTAATTCAATATTAtgtcaaattgtattttagattttaatcgtAGCGATGAATGcattggttttataaaaatatgaatgtgTGTACTTTTTTTGTGTTAATATGCACAATAAGTAGTCTAAAaactttgattttcaactttgagggtAGTTTTTTATAgagaattttatataattaatacttaaactagataaaattaaaaatttgcagtatttttttataatcggaaaaacaaacaaaaaaaattaaaaaaattaaaaatgtattcattaaaaaaatgagggaatttttatgtaaatccaatattattattaaatcaattgttttgtagcaactttaataaatattattaatttattgttattatatgtagattgattttatgatattacctacctatttatgtCATTGACttatttacattgttttacGGTAGAtggcattaatttaaaaattaataataatataataataaggtatacatatatattatataatacttatataagtattaatattatgataaatgcaatgttttaagcaataattaaatcaatttactaCAATaccaatgataatataaattactttcaaAATCATATGAAATGTATTTAGTGATTTAGACTGAAATACTATTTTtgttcagaattatttttcgtatacacgacgtatattattaaatttaaatttaacacccAGAATAGTGATCTACTCGACTCTTAGTGAACAGCAGAGCGGTATCAACTTGCCCAAcatttgatcataatattatgttgagtgTAAACACTAAAATACAGGCGCGGATTCAGGCTATGGGTACTCGGGCAGTGGGGACCCTATTGTCTAAACCACcaacaaaataaagttatattataaattatattaataatatcggtGCTTTCCGCTATTGTCGTAGAACTATTGGTAGTTGGTTATCGATACtcgataatgataattattaaatcgcTATTCGcgattaattgttatattattattttataagaaattaatgttattttaaggttaacatttaataaatactgatgtttgaaaaaaagttagctttaataaattaaatagaaagtaGAAAggtgtaacattttttttttcgagcaCCCCCTGTTAAAATTTCCTGGATCCGCGAATAGTTATAGACATGTCTGTTGTTCACATCAGATTTTTACactctatttatattatataatatatcttattttgttgtgcctattttaaatatttataaaccttTATAGTTTCTCCCTTCTAGGAAAAACATAAGATTATTAATATGTCTTATGACAggctataaaacataatattgatctTATGTCTTGATCTCgaggttatttatttatatcaataagttAATTGTAAGTAATGTTTTATGATAGGAAAAGtacgtaatataatacaattttgtttgtaaatgttatacgttagaaatgtttaaatttagaaacatgtcaatacatttgtttttacctcacaaaataataaaatactaggaCATTGCAAAAACGTtgaattttttagttacacaattttttttttgactaccaaattaaatacatactaatGTCAACACTATAATGTGTAacgaattcaataatttattgattttaatatgttaGTATAATGGTTCTTTTTACTTTATCATTTGCATCGAGTAAAAGTAATAATCAGGAACTGTAAAAACTCGTTCATTACGTAATATTCCATCGATAATCAATGCACAAGCATTTTCAATTGGTAATTCTGGAAgtctaaatagtaaaaattatttattaatacatttggcGTGATTGATAAAATTTTACTAGATCTACCTTAATATTCGTCTTTTAGATTTGTCTGGACAGTTTGCGATAAAATATGGACAAACCGTTGTAGTAATTACGTctgatttcattaatttaagttCTCCAGTTAAACTTTCCATCATACCTgtcacaaaaaaataactactaaTAAGCTACAAGTGCaataaaaatagcaatataTCTTTATTACGTCTGTTTAAATttcagatattataaaaaaaaattcaaaaatattcattattatctttaattttttttttataccacctaaatcattatattttattttattgaaataaaaaaataaagcaacTTTCttgttttaacaattattatctatgacctctttttaaaatataatataaaaccaatataacACGTGTTTACCATTTAAAGCATGTTTTGTCGCTGAATAAGCAAAAAGTAAAGGCTGCCCTTTTAATGACGTAAGCGATGATATTGTTACAATATGGCCACTGTTCCTTTCCAACATCGATGGAAGTATTTCCCTGATTACCTGTAAAAACAATACCTAAGTTAACAGTGAACGTGTTCAGTTTCCATACATCTTGATATTCAGTAAACAAAacgataatatttgttttccattcaagattttatttttcacgtaAACAATAATCTTTCCATGACGTCCTgagtaaacaatttttcaaactCTGGCCAagagaaacaaaaattaaataagtgcAGTCATACTCGCaaactaatacctatataaatattagtaaattatagaTGTACGTACCCAAATTTGTCCCAGTAAATTTGTGTTCACTATTTCCGATATAGTGTCGTCAGCTTCCGGATTGACAGATAATGTCGTCTCGATCACGGCGGAATTGTTAACAAGAATGTCTACGGGGCCCATTTGATCTCTCACAGCCGCGTGCATCATCATTACCTGCTTCTTGTCAGTAATATTCACTTTAAATCCTATCGCTTTGCCGCCTTCCGCCTTAATCCGATCGACCGTTTCATTATTGCCCACTTCGTCTTTATCAACGCACACAATTTTCGCTCCCAACCTATGAAATTGCATGGCCAGTTCACGGCCGTTTCCCCGGGCAGTCCCTGTAATCTAGAACGTAAATTATAGGCACTGCtacttagtattattatttatttctgaatACATTGAGTAACAACATCGTCACAAATGagagtatcataatattatatgaaataacacaaaattaactattaagcgTGTTTAGAAACGATAGAAAGTGCACATTATGAAATTGTTAACAGTTAATACTTGtagtatagattattttttattaaaattcaggaATTAAATGTGACAAatctttcatttataataatggcataataattttggttataaaataaaaatataactatttttttaaatataatatgtaagtataacgTGTATTATTGTtgcttattaaaatcaaatacaaaataaactatataaaaaaaatggataaattTCTTTCTAAGGTGGTTGTGTTTATTAgcgatttttttgatattaaatttaaactcgaTGAAATAATACCAGTTTCAAGAAAgaggatatttaatttatcatatcaaAACAAAACGTAGTTCagcactgatttttttttttataattgaaaatttattttatttcacatttgaggtatttgttataatgtacagttattttttacaatgatagtgatttttatattttatatattataatgtgagatattgataatatttacataccaaaattaattttccttcGACATTTTTTGGTTCCGGTGGAAAATAAACATACGAAATTGTTGTTCCAATAACTCTCGGAATGCTGAATATTACAGCCAAtagcatttcaaaaataaatgttattggtTCCGCAGGTATATTGTactcatcaaaaaaaaaacttaaaaatgttaaaacaaaacccatattatattcagtttagttttaaaacaaatatcccGAAAAAATGAGCCAATGTCACAACACCCGAGCTATTATACTAAAACTGAGATGACGAGACTTATCACAAACTGAATTTTGCCACGTTGTTGTTCGgtttgtaaaaatgaattaatatacaaaaataaacatataatttccaattaaaacggtaaatttatagtttttttttctctttttttaaaaaagttttaatcaaaaatatttccactcttataacaattaaaaacttggtgaaacattttatttttattatttgtagttgtatagttaatttgttgtcacagtaaaaatgtatatgcaa
This genomic window contains:
- the LOC132922682 gene encoding 17-beta-hydroxysteroid dehydrogenase 13-like; amino-acid sequence: MGFVLTFLSFFFDEYNIPAEPITFIFEMLLAVIFSIPRVIGTTISYVYFPPEPKNVEGKLILITGTARGNGRELAMQFHRLGAKIVCVDKDEVGNNETVDRIKAEGGKAIGFKVNITDKKQVMMMHAAVRDQMGPVDILVNNSAVIETTLSVNPEADDTISEIVNTNLLGQIWVIREILPSMLERNSGHIVTISSLTSLKGQPLLFAYSATKHALNGMMESLTGELKLMKSDVITTTVCPYFIANCPDKSKRRILRLPELPIENACALIIDGILRNERVFTVPDYYFYSMQMIKFLPEDVQDMFSDIMYTNIEPKPEEEKIIQKYTKFSEMHKPQLSMFAPCLKMGSVAD